Below is a genomic region from Ziziphus jujuba cultivar Dongzao chromosome 7, ASM3175591v1.
CGTAAAATTAAGATTAGATAAAGTAGCTTTGGAACATAGACAACCATAATGTTTCTTGTGctgtatattttgtttttttccatgtAAATAGCAACAATATTTTCCAGAAATTTGGCTTATCCTAATTCTATGTTGGCTCATCATGTCTCATAGTGTTAatgttatgttttattttactttttttgataTCACGGAACATGATTGTTTATTTTGCAAAGCTTATCATCATCGGTGTATATCCCTTCAAAATGgcctaatatagaaaaatataacgTTTTAATGTACTTGTCAAATAAAGCTACTATCATATATgatgttaaattatttttatttttagttaattgttatttataaaattctatgtgataatttaattttaatttatttttaaaataaaatattaatataatttgtaggtgtaaaatatattaatataatttatgagtATTAAAAAGGTTAAGATTTTGTatgtaaatgtaaatatataaatgtacaattttaattaaatataatatttttttgtaaatataaattatgatttaatttttcatttataaaaataattattttaaataattataaaataattcattcaAATCCATATTCTatactaaatataaaataattaatccacTATTCAACTCAAAACTATACCAAATAGGACTAATTCTTCTCTCTCCAATCCTGTTCGATCAAGACCAAACGTGCCCTAAGAAGCGAGTGATAAAAAAACGACGTCGAATTGAACAAAGTTGGAGATCCCTCTGGTTATTTTCtgtgtcttccattttcttttgggtccattttctttttggggTTACCGAATCGCTTTCATCGTTTTAAGTTCTTGGTGTTGAAGGACATGGAAGCCTCACAGACTAACAACGAAATCCCTAACCCTAGCCTTAACGTGAATTCCATATCTCTATCTTCGGCCGTGTGGCCCACCATTGACGGACCACTGGGGCTCTCAGAGGAAGAGTCACTCAGCTATGCATCCAAATTCTACAAGTTTGGCTTCGCTTTGCTTCCATGGCTTTGGGCTGTCAACTGCTTCTACTTTTGGCCCGTTCTCTTTCATCGCCGATCATTCCCTAGCATTCACCACTGTatgccatctctctctctctctctctctctctctctctccatgtGGTAAATTGTTACTTATTTTGAAAGAGAATTGATCAGCTAATTCAGCTTCTTGGAAATTTTTATAGCTTTAGTTGGTTGAAGAAAATACCTTGATTTTTGGTTGGAGTACTAGGAATAATTATTATTCGTTAAATATGACAGAAACTGTCTTAGTTTGGGAGTAGCATAATATTGTTATGATGCTATTCGACACTTTAATTGGCAGCCACATGACTGAAGAGGTGGGAACTCTAAAATTTGTAGTTTACAGCCTTCTGGTTTCTTGTGGTTCTCTAATATGGTTCTCTTTACCACATAGCTTAGAGCTTCTAGGTACTGTTATGTTGTTTCGAAAATAATCAGCCTATAgttattcattttataaattgtttACTTGTCTTCCTTTGCTTGTTGGATTCTACAGAGCTTGAATGAAATGTAAAGAATGAAATGAATACTTTGATTGAAAGAGGTAACAAAAAATTGTTACCCTTTGACGGgcaatatttaaaactttacgTTTAGATCAAATAAGGGGAAATTGTTGTACGTGGAGCTGTGAAAAGGCCTTGTAATAATTCATAAAAAGAAAGGATGGGGTAATGCTTGTATGTGGAATGAAATTCTTCTTTTGAAGTCCGATTTTAGATCTTCTGGACATTTGTGATCGAAAGGTAGATACAATGCTATATAATGTGGGAGACATTGTCTTCAAAATATGATTACCTGAAGGTTGCAATGGAATTTTACCAATGCCTAAGCCTAGTGGCTTTAAATGAATTTGTTTAAAACATCCTTTATTCTAAAGTTGGGAGGTGTTCAactattttaaacaaatttccTTTCTCACAAAAGAGGAACAAgtatttatttctaatttagattttaattcgTAAGAAGCGTTTGAATTCTTTGAGATGGTTGTTGCCGCTTCAAAATTCATTATTGTATGATTTCACATGTCTTGAAGTATCTAAATTCTAAGCTCCAATGCTTCTAGCCATGGTCAAATGCTCACAATCTTCTACAACTTCACTAGTAAGTAATTATGTATTGGTGCTTggcgaaaaataaataaagataagaAAAGAACTAATAATAGCCATATTTTTTTGTGCCACTCTCCTTTGCAATGATGTCCTCAAAAGTTGATAATTCCAATGGCTTGAATTCCATTTTCTAAACTTTAACTTGTTAAAAGAACCTATAGGCTAATCCATTAaggaaatattatttcatttccttttcttcagggttttttatttttttatttttttattttttaattttaatttttttaatgagagACATAATTATACTAATACAAAGAACAAAACGATGGGGCAACAGAAGACCTATCAATCTAAATAGATTAAGCAGAAAATATGGAAATGCAAATAAAACAACCATATAATTatgctaaaattaaaaattacaatccCTTCTAATCTGATGGAGGGAAAAGAACTCCATCAAATGTATTTAGAAAATCCAAATGGTACCAGAATGTTTAGATTTATGATTTATACTGAATGGCTTTGTGAAATAATGACTAATCAGCATATTAGCAGTTTGTTATTTCCAAGTGATCCATCTGAAGAGAGGTAGATAGGCTTGGCAAGTATGATGCAAGATACTTGTCCTCCTATGTCATGATGTTTCCATTATTAGTTAAACAAAATTTATGGTATATTTTCTTAAGATTTTAAAGGTGCACTGCCATATGCATGAAGGTTGCAGGGTGTAATTTGATTGTTGATGTGATGCTTGTGATTTTTGGTTGCATGATATCTTGAAGTAAGTTATATTTTGACCTTCAGCCTATATATTCTTCATGGTTTTGAttggtttttaaaataattatgctATGTTTATTCTATGGTGCGACTTCCTACATGACATGCTATGCATATGCCTTGAGGTCGCCTTGTGAATATGCTATGCATTACCTTTGTTCTAAAAGTattacatggaaaaaaaattagtaaaagagAAGCAAAACACTCGCTGTAGATTGACGCttctaattaaaagaaaagaaataaagaaaggcaggagaaaagaaagagaagtttGGAATAGTGAATCTTTCTTGATATTCAACTACAGAAAATAAATTACAGAACTTCTCTATTTAAGAATACAAGAAGAAACCTCTAACTGATATTGTTTAACAGCTCTAACAGTCTTAACTAAAATGCCAATTCAGCATAACTGCTAAACAGCTCTTAGCTAGTTGTATTAATAGAATGCTATGTTAGCTTACATGTTAACCCATAGAACAATGGCACATGTTGCACAAGCTTTGCATTTCCTTAACATCTTTGTATTGTTCTAATGCTATTGTCATAATATGCTTCCTCAAGCCAAAAGAGGATATTTTTGCTGGCCTGATATTCAAGAATAAATAAGTTGACAACGAACAAATTTAAGAACCACAACTATTTAGAAGAAGTAGATGCAGAAATATCTCTGAACCTGATGTATATCCGGGGACTTCCTTGGAAGAAATAGTGCAGGTGTCACATACTTGTAGTTTACTATGAAGCCACTGAAATCTGGTAGTTCCAATTAGTTGTTTTGGTGGAAATATCAACTGTTTGCTCAGCTATGAGAATATACCTGACTTCAAGTAGTATATCCAAAACTCTATGTCTTACAAAATGTAAATCATTCTGATGTAGCACAGGGAaagtagaaaagaaaatagaaaattagaaGAATGGATTCTAGCATCACACTAGAACAGTTTTAGGAATTACTTCCAAAATTCCTAGGCATCACATTTAGTTTTGGCTTTCATTTGCATCACATCTAGTTTTGGTTTGTATCACACAAAACTAGAGAAAATaatgtcaaaaaaatatttgtattatccATCAACTGTCTCATAAGGTTATAGTGAaccctatttataataaaaccacCTAACAACATAAGGAAACAAATAATAGGAAActctaattaaataaagaaactaAATAATAGAACCACCTTAAAAAAcataaggaaactaaaatagtaaaaaaccctaattaaatgaagaaactaaataataaaacctCCTtaaaaggaaactaaaataataaagaacCCTAggtaaataaggaaactaaattaaactaaaactaTTTGAATCCTTAAAGGTCCCAATTAGCCCATCTTCATCCTTGCTCATTTCAAAGTTTGGGCTTTAGAATTTGGTTTTCCCCTCATTTCATAAGTTTTTAAAAGTTGTTTCCATCTTGCATCTATTCTTTGTTTCCTTCCTACATCAATCCCCCTAGCTTAGAAAAACTCGATCCCAGCGAGTTGATGGCATGAAAGTGCTCATAGAGTTCTGGATTGAGTTTTTGAATTTCTCTATCATAAAGAGAATACTTTTGCTTGTCTTCATTAAGCTTCTCACTGAAAAATGCAATAGGATGTTCTTCTTGGCTATGTATACCCCCAATACCCACATTTGATGCATCACAAGCTTTTGTTGCTGTCTTGGTCCAAATAACTGCGTCTAGTGAAGCATctacttcatcttcttcttcttccaaaatCAAGATTAAGACTCCATAGTCAaagttcttttcttcttccttttgttGTTCAATTGTGAGTTCAGGAGAGAGTGCTGGAGCAGTTGTCTTTGCTGGCTGCTTTTCTTGATTTTGATTGTCATTGGCTTCAAAAGCCTCATCTTGTTCATTGTTAGTTAAAGCATTGCTAGACCCAGATACTTGCACTTCAATATTGCTAATCCAAACATTAAGCTTCTCCAATTGTTCTGCATACTTATTAATATCACTTCAAATCTGCCCCTATAATTCCTTCCAAATCGTAAAGACATGACTCCTTAAGCCgaagaaaacaaatttatttcacCATGTACTGTTCTCGGAGGAAAAAGCATTTCCAGGGCTCTGATTAAACCATCTACAGAAGTGAGAACTTCCCTTTCCTTAAAATCATCTGCCTCTTGTTCTATGTTGCTTAGGGTTATTTCACCAGGTACTGTTCTCGGAGGAAAAAGCATTTCCAGGGCTGTGATTAAACCATCTATGGAAGTGAGAACTTCCCTTTCCTTAAAAAGCATCCGCCTCTTGTTCTATGTTACCTAGGGAGACTGTTCACATGCACTGTTCATGTAGTGGTACTGTTCCCAGGGAGGCCTAGAAACCTTGCTCTGATACTAGATATGATGTAGGATAGGTAGAgaagaaacaaaccaaaaaaaaaaaacaaaaaaagagatgGGATTCTAGCATCACATTTGAacaattttaggaatcacttCCAAAACTCCTAGGCATCACACCTAGTTTTGATttacatcacacaaaaccaaagaaaacaaTCTCAGAAAAGTATTTGTGTTATTCACCAACTGTCTCATAGGGTTATAGTGACCCCTATTTACAATAAAACCACCTAACAAcataaggaaactaaaataataggaattcctaattaaataaaaaaactaaataataaaaccaccttaaaaaaataaggaaactaaaataataaaaaaccctAATCGAAtgaggaaattaaattaaactaaaactaCTTAGATCCTTAAAGGTCCCAAATAGCCCATCTTCATCCTAGATTGTCCCAAATCAAAATTTGGGCCTTAGAATTTGGTTTTCCCCTCATTTcgtaagttttcaaaaattgtttcCATCGTGCATCAATTCCTTGTTTTCATCCTGCATCACATCCTCTATATGCATCCTGTCATGATGCAATGTACCAGCCCCTACATTATCACACCAGATGATTGGATTTGAGGGATGGAGTTGTAATTCTTTGATTAGATTTTTGAACCAGCATAATTTTGAAGTTACAAGAGCCAAAGCTCTGTATTCTTTTATGTGCCTTCCAAGTAGTAATATTGACCCTGAAGACATGGTACCCCACTTGTAGATTTCCTGTCATCAGGATTACTGGCCCAGTCTAAATCTGCATAGGCCTCAAATAACAACTGTTTTGTGGATTAAAGTTGAAGATGTAATCCATAGGTAATGGTGCCTTTTAGATACCTTAAAAGCTTTTGGCAAGCTTCCTAGTGAACTGTTGATGGGCAATGCAAAAACTGACTTAATTTATTCACAGTAAAGGCAATCTATGGTCTAGTCAAGGTGATAAATTGCAAAGCTCCAATCGTACTTATGTAGGCTGAAAGATTATCAAATGTATCACCATCTCTAACAGAAATCTGTTTGCCACTAAACATGGGTGAAGAAGTAGGTTTGGCaccttccattttatttttcagcAAGAGATCCTTTTATATAATTGCTTTGTCACAAGATCATATGATCTTGAGACCTTTTTACCTCAACCCCTAGAAAGTTAACTCAGCAAGGtgttttagagaaaaaaatggaattttgtTCCCCTATAGTTTGGTGATAGCTACTGCATTATTACCAGTGATTATCACATTATCCACATAGACCAAGATTTAACTAATAGAAAGGTTTAGAATTAAGAAATTGAAACTCTCAGAGGTTGAGTTCTTTGACCTTTTATGAACCAGAACTTCTTTCGGCTTTTTTCCCCAGTTCCTCTGTGCTTGCTTAAGCCATACAAGGTTTTATGAAGTCAGCAAATATAAGTAGGATATGATTAGTTTATGAAGCCTTTAGGTTTGTGCTATTTAGACCTCTTTAGACAGATCCCCATTCAAGAAAGCATTGTTAAAATCCAGCCGTCTAACAATCCAGTGAGTAGACATCACTAAGGACAATTACAATCTGATTATTGTTGGTTTAATTACAGGGCTGAAAGCTTCAAAGAAATCGAGACTTGGCTGTTGATAGAAAACTCTTTGCAACTAGTTTGGCCTTGAACCTTTGAATAGAACCATCTGACTTGTAGTTAGTTCTGAATGCCTACTTGTTTTCTGCAACATTCATGTCAGCAGTAGGAGGTACAAGTTTCAAGGTGTGATTCTTAACCAAGGATGAACATTTTGCATCTATGGTTTCCTGTGATTGTTTGACAAAGCCTCTTTAACTGACGTAGGTTCAACATCTGATTTAGAAGCTACAGGAAGCAAAGGATGCTTTGTGGACAGATAGCTCTGGTTTTGTAAATCATAGGATGAATAGACTCAGACTGAGGTATAGGCTGCTGGGAAGAAGGAAGCTGCAAGGAAGACTGTAAAGGTTAAGAAGCAGCAGCTTGAACAGGTCATTCTACAGATATGTCAGGAGCTGGAGCTGACTCACAATGTTTAAAAGAAGAAACTGGATTACATTCATCTTGTGGAATAAGGGTAGGAGAGGAAATAGAAGAGGAACCTTTGTAATTTGAAGATGAAGACTCAGATTGAACTCCTGAATCAGTAGGAATTGATTATGAGAATTGATAGAGATGTTTGACCAGTGAAAGGAAACTTATTAACTACAAATAGTGGTGCAGTGAACATTTTAGACCTAGAGGTAGGAGATCGACCATTTGTATGAGGACTGATAGAAAAGGAAATCATGTTCATTGAAAATCACACTGCTTGATATATATCCACTTCCTGAACTGTGAAGACACCTATAACTGATTTATATAACCTATAAATACACATTTTGTTGTATGATATTGAAACTTCTGTGTATTGTAGGgtttaggaaaaggaaaacaGGTACAACCAAATTTGGTTTCCTATCATAGAACCTCAAAAAGACTGTTGTTGAATTAGATTGAACAAGAAAGTCTGTTTATTAGATAGATTGCACTATGAAAAACTTCCCATCGAAAAGAAAGAGGCATAAGAGCTTGGCATAGTTCTAATTCTGTGATGTGCCTATGGTTCCTTTCCCA
It encodes:
- the LOC107425671 gene encoding probable gamma-secretase subunit PEN-2 isoform X2 yields the protein MEASQTNNEIPNPSLNVNSISLSSAVWPTIDGPLGLSEEESLSYASKFYKFGFALLPWLWAVNCFYFWPVLFHRRSFPSIHHCSTSDLEATGSKGCFVDR
- the LOC107425671 gene encoding probable gamma-secretase subunit PEN-2 isoform X1 is translated as MEASQTNNEIPNPSLNVNSISLSSAVWPTIDGPLGLSEEESLSYASKFYKFGFALLPWLWAVNCFYFWPVLFHRRSFPSIHHYVIRSAIGFTVFTAVLSSWALTFAIGGERLFGPVWDQLVMYNLADRLGLTSWS